The following proteins are co-located in the Calliphora vicina chromosome 2, idCalVici1.1, whole genome shotgun sequence genome:
- the LOC135951221 gene encoding neprilysin-4-like, with protein MLDLKVLKLLILCMCFQSSLARSWPQKNINRKLLQTMKSFMQFHVNPCEDFYRYACGNWENLLPHNIDYLDTIGSLEYEINRKLKDIIEQRILKHKKETHQIYHKVRTYYESCKQQQQFYAKEYLRIIKPTEEDQWPAADDLWLPEKNWNIWTSLGRLQAVGFNGFLITLDMKNRNATHFHVHMDKLQELGFTGYEQTLLDEMDNSLNKKSRLLSQNIQSFIRKLAALHKTHNLNYAEEMRVEELQRKVWQLDFKGYFSAILGANSLEHLPLVVANLDYFRKLGDLVQKTSSETLIHSLKLKFLGFLEKQMPRSSSPLKCLQHMRDLVPLAMDYIYEQEFYQYKRNASDLVIQKLFKTMQQKFAHIITEHSQELSNEEMEFLLQKIHLMKLNIGNLPLDTDDSYYHEYFASWEVFEELFYWNHLNALQHQRTERFSMLNLQWFTPIHTYFHWPFGSPAYQPSANLLIIPHTYLQYPIFQADFHELFLYAELGNTLGHEMLHAFDTNGLQYDSQGNPSSLLMKTLPDKQTFMHSLECLNKQRPSSLNEKIADFSGFRLAYDSYFQRQDVTKFRDEPYLSNKQLFFIKFAQFFCAVNPKRIYYDDTHDTPFIRVPQVVNNHPEFDEVFGCRRKVGKVLLEKCNLW; from the coding sequence ATGCTTGATTTgaaagtattaaaattattgattttatgtATGTGCTTCCAATCCAGCTTGGCCCGCTCCTGGCCTCAAAAAAACATTAACCGTAAACTGTTGCAGACCATGAAAAGTTTCATGCAATTCCATGTAAATCCCTGTGAAGATTTCTATCGATATGCCTGCGGCAATTGGGAAAATTTACTGCCCCATAACATAGACTATTTGGATACCATTGGCAGTTTGGAGTACGAAATCAATCGCAAACTAAAGGACATAATTGAGCAAAGaattttgaaacacaaaaaGGAAACCCATCAAATTTACCACAAAGTAAGAACATATTATGAAAGCTGtaagcaacagcaacaattttATGCCAAAGAGTATTTAAGAATAATAAAACCCACCGAGGAGGATCAATGGCCAGCAGCAGATGACTTGTGGTTGCCTGAAAAGAACTGGAATATTTGGACTTCTTTGGGCCGTCTGCAGGCAGTGGGTTTCAATGGTTTCCTAATAACCCTGGATATGAAAAATCGCAATGCCACACATTTTCATGTGCACATGGATAAACTGCAGGAGTTGGGTTTCACCGGCTATGAGCAGACACTTTTAGATGAAATGGATAATTCTTTGAATAAAAAATCGCGTCTATTGTCACAAAATATCCAAAGTTTTATAAGGAAATTGGCTGCTTTGCATAAAACCCACAACCTTAACTATGCTGAGGAAATGAGAGTGGAGGAACTACAACGTAAAGTGTGGCAATTGGATTTCAAAGGCTATTTCTCTGCCATATTGGGAGCAAATTCCCTGGAACATTTGCCTTTGGTAGTGGCAAATTTGGACTATTTTCGCAAGCTAGGTGATTTGGTGCAAAAGACCTCATCGGAGACTTTAATACACAGcttgaaattaaagtttttgggttttttggaaaaacaaatgcCCCGATCTAGCTCGCCCTTAAAGTGTCTGCAGCATATGCGTGATTTAGTGCCTCTGGCCATGGATTATATATACGAACAGGAATTCTATCAATATAAACGCAACGCCAGTGACTTGGTCATACAAAAACTATTCAAAACCATGCAGCAGAAATTTGCCCATATTATAACCGAACATTCACAGGAGTTGTCTAACGAGGAAATGGAATTTCTCTTGCAAAAGATCCATTTAATGAAACTAAATATTGGCAATTTGCCCTTAGACACAGATGATAGCTATTATCATGAATATTTTGCTTCCTGGGAGGTGTTTGAGGAACTTTTCTATTGGAATCATTTAAATGCTTTGCAGCATCAGCGCACCGAAAGATTTAGCATGTTAAACTTGCAATGGTTTACTCCCATACACACCTACTTCCATTGGCCCTTTGGTTCACCCGCCTATCAACCCTCTGCCAATCTTTTAATAATACCTCATACCTATCTGCAATATCCCATATTTCAGGCCGACTTCCATGAGCTGTTCCTCTATGCCGAATTGGGCAATACTTTGGGCCATGAAATGTTGCACGCCTTCGATACCAATGGCCTGCAATACGACAGCCAAGGCAATCCTTCCAGTCTTTTAATGAAAACTCTACCTGATAAGCAAACTTTTATGCACTCTCTAGAGTGTCTCAACAAACAAAGACCTTCcagtttaaatgagaaaattgCTGACTTTAGTGGCTTCCGCTTGGCCTATGATTCATATTTTCAACGTCAAGATGTAACCAAGTTTCGCGATGAACCCTATTTATCCAATAAGCAactgtttttcattaaatttgctCAATTCTTTTGTGCTGTCAATCCCAAGCGTATTTACTATGATGACACCCATGATACACCGTTTATAAGAGTTCCCCAAGTGGTCAACAATCATCCAGAGTTTGATGAGGTCTTTGGCTGTAGGCgaaaagtgggcaaggttttgCTGGAGAAGTGTAATTTGTGGTAG